A window of Ictidomys tridecemlineatus isolate mIctTri1 chromosome 1, mIctTri1.hap1, whole genome shotgun sequence contains these coding sequences:
- the Ndst2 gene encoding bifunctional heparan sulfate N-deacetylase/N-sulfotransferase 2 isoform X5 — protein sequence MAEPPRRGRRPGEQGSWAAPGRGGARGPRGRRPLRRALLTTQNKLRTLVPNFTFNLGFSGKFYHTGTEEEDAGDDMLLKHRKEFWWFPHMWSHMQPHLFHNRSVLADQMRLNKQFALVRPLNLLLSPRGNASFLTFPQWVPFPTLFSFLSMEASPPSLPSTPQTSPGPGESLYHSQEHGIPTDLGYAVAPHHSGVYPIHTQLYEAWKSVWGIQVTSTEEYPHLRPARYRRGFIHNGIMVLPRQTCGLFTHTIFYNEYPGGSRELDRSIRGGELFLTVLLNPISIFMTHLSNYGNDRLGLYTFESLVRFLQCWTRLRLQTLPPVPLARKYFELFPQERSPLWQNPCDDKRHKDIWSKEKTCDRLPKFLIVGPQKTGTTAIHFFLSLHPAVTSSFPSPSTFEEIQFFNGPNYHKGIDWYMDFFPVPSNASTDFLFEKSATYFDSEVVPRRGAALLPRAKIITVLTNPADRAYSWYQHQRAHGDPVALNYTFYQVISASSQAPLVLRSLQNRCLVPGYYSTHLQRWLTYYPSGQLLIVDGQELRTNPAASMESIQKFLGITPFLNYTRTLRFDEDKGFWCQGLEGGKTRCLGKSKGRRYPDMDTESRLFLTDFFRNHNLELSKLLNRLGQAVPSWLQEELQRSSLG from the exons ATGGCGGAGCCGCCGCGACGCGGCCGGAGGCCCGGAGAGCAGGGAAGCTGGGCAGCCCCGGGACGCGGCGGAGCCCGGGGACCGCGGGGACGCCGCCCACTCCGCCGG GCTCTCTTGACCACCCAGAACAAACTCAGGACTTTAGTCCCCAACTTCACCTTCAACCTGGGCTTCTCGGGCAAGTTCTACCATACTG ggacagaggaggaggatGCAGGGGACGACATGCTGCTGAAGCACCGCAAAGAGTTCTGGTGGTTCCCCCACATGTGGAGCCACATGCAGCCACACCTGTTCCACAATCGCTCCGTGCTGGCTGACCAGATGAGGCTCAACAAACAGTTTGCTTTGGTGAGACCCTTGAATCTCTTACTTTCTCCCAGAGGTAATGCTTCCTTTTTAACCTTCCCCCAATGGGTCCCTTTCCCTAcccttttcagttttctttctatgGAGGCATCCCCACCCTCTTTACCCTCTACTCCCCAAACCTCACCAGGTCCTGGTGAGAGTCTATACCATTCCCAGGAGCATGGGATTCCCACGGATCTGGGGTATGCTGTGGCCCCTCACCACTCGGGCGTGTACCCCATCCACACGCAGCTCTATGAGGCCTGGAAATCTGTGTGGGGCATCCAGGTGACCAGCACTGAGGAGTATCCCCATCTCCGTCCTGCCCGCTACCGCCGTGGCTTTATTCACAATGGCATCATG GTGCTGCCCCGGCAGACATGTGGTCTCTTCACTCACACAATCTTCTATAATGAATATCCTGGAGGATCTCGTGAACTAGACCGGAGCATCCGAGGAGGAGAGCTCTTTCTGACAGTGCTACTTAATCCG ATCAGCATCTTTATGACCCATTTGTCCAATTACGGAAATGACCGGTTGGGCCTGTACACCTTTGAGAGCCTGGTACGCTTCCTTCAATGCTGGACACGGCTGCGCCTACAGACCCTTCCTCCAGTCCCTCTTGCAAGAAAGTACTTTGAACTTTTCCCCCAGGAGAGAAGTCCCCTTTGGCAG AATCCCTGTGATGACAAGAGGCACAAAGATATCTGGTCCAAGGAAAAAACCTGTGATCGGCTCCCCAAATTCCTCATTGTGGGACCGCAGAAGACAG GGACCACAGCTATACACTTCTTCCTGAGCCTGCACCCAGCTGTGACTAGCAGCTTCCCTAGCCCAAGCACCTTTGAGGAGATTCAGTTCTTCAATGGCCCTAATTACCACAAGGGTATTGACTG GTATATGGACTTCTTCCCTGTTCCTTCTAATGCCAGCACTGACTTCCTGTTTGAAAAAAGTGCCACCTACTTTGATTCAGAGGTTGTACCACGGCGGGGGGCTGCCCTCCTGCCAAGAGCCAAGATCATCACTGTGCTCACCAATCCTGCTGACAGGGCCTACTCCTGGTACCAG CACCAGCGTGCACATGGAGACCCAGTTGCTCTGAACTATACCTTCTACCAGGTGATTTCAGCTTCCTCTCAGGCCCCTCTGGTACTTCGCTCTCTGCAGAACCGCTGTCTTGTCCCTGGCTATTATTCCACCCATCTACAACGCTGGCTGACTTACTATCCCTCTGGACAG CTGCTGATTGTGGATGGGCAAGAGCTGCGAACCAACCCTGCAGCCTCAATGGAGAGCATCCAGAAGTTCCTGGGTATCACGCCCTTTCTGAACTACACACGGACCCTCAG GTTTGATGAAGATAAGGGATTTTGGTGCCAGGGACTTGAAGGTGGTAAAACTCGATGTCTAGGCAAAAGCAAAGGCCGGAGGTACCCAGATATGGACACTGAG TCCCGCCTTTTCCTTACGGATTTTTTCCGAAACCATAACTTGGAGCTGTCGAAGCTGCTGAACCGGCTTGGACAGGCAGTACCCTCGTGGCTTCAGGAAGAACTGCAGCGTTCCAGTCTGGGCTGA
- the Ndst2 gene encoding bifunctional heparan sulfate N-deacetylase/N-sulfotransferase 2 isoform X3, which yields MLQLWKVVRPARQLELHRLILLLIAFSLGSMGFLAYYVSTSPKAKEPLPLPLGDCSSSGAAAPGLARPPLPPRMPRPPETARTEPVVLVFVESAYSQLGQEIVAILESSRFRYSTELAPGRGDMPTLTDHTHGRYVLVIYENLLKYVNLDAWSRELLDRYCVEYGVGIIGFFRAHEHSLLSAQLKGFPLFLHSNLGLRDYQVNPSAPLLHLTRPSRLEPGPLPGDDWTIFQSNHSTYEPVLLASLRPAEPPVLGPVPRRARLPTVVQDLGLHDGIQRVFFGHGLSFWLHKLVFVDAVAYLTGKRLCLDLDRYILVDIDDIFVGKEGTRMKVADVEALLTTQNKLRTLVPNFTFNLGFSGKFYHTGTEEEDAGDDMLLKHRKEFWWFPHMWSHMQPHLFHNRSVLADQMRLNKQFALLYEAWKSVWGIQVTSTEEYPHLRPARYRRGFIHNGIMVLPRQTCGLFTHTIFYNEYPGGSRELDRSIRGGELFLTVLLNPISIFMTHLSNYGNDRLGLYTFESLVRFLQCWTRLRLQTLPPVPLARKYFELFPQERSPLWQNPCDDKRHKDIWSKEKTCDRLPKFLIVGPQKTGTTAIHFFLSLHPAVTSSFPSPSTFEEIQFFNGPNYHKGIDWYMDFFPVPSNASTDFLFEKSATYFDSEVVPRRGAALLPRAKIITVLTNPADRAYSWYQHQRAHGDPVALNYTFYQVISASSQAPLVLRSLQNRCLVPGYYSTHLQRWLTYYPSGQLLIVDGQELRTNPAASMESIQKFLGITPFLNYTRTLRFDEDKGFWCQGLEGGKTRCLGKSKGRRYPDMDTESRLFLTDFFRNHNLELSKLLNRLGQAVPSWLQEELQRSSLG from the exons ATGCTTCAGCTGTGGAAGGTGGTACGCCCAGCTCGGCAGCTGGAACTGCACCGCCTCATACTGCTGCTGATTGCTTTCAGCCTGGGCTCCATGGGCTTCCTGGCTTACTATGTATCCACCAGCCCCAAGGCTAAGGAACCCCTGCCCTTGCCCTTGGGAGACTGCAGCAGTAGTGGGGCAGCTGCCCCTGGCCTTGCACGGCCTCCACTCCCTCCTCGAATGCCCAGGCCTCCAGAAACAGCTCGAACCGAACCAGTGGTCCTTGTATTTGTGGAAAGTGCATACTCACAACTGGGTCAGGAGATTGTGGCCATCTTGGAGTCTAGTCGTTTTCGTTATAGCACTGAGTTGGCACCTGGTCGAGGGGATATGCCCACATTGACTGATCATACCCATGGCCGCTATGTCTTGGTAATTTATGAGAACCTGCTCAAATATGTTAACCTGGATGCCTGGAGTCGGGAACTACTAGATCGATACTGTGTGGAGTATGGTGTGGGCATCATTGGCTTTTTCCGAGCCCATGAGCACAGCCTACTGAGTGCTCAACTCAAGGGCTTTCCCCTTTTTTTACATTCAAACTTGGGACTACGCGACTACCAAGTgaatccttctgcccctctgcTGCATCTCACTCGCCCTAGCCGCCTGGAACCTGGGCCGCTGCCTGGTGATGACTGGACCATCTTCCAATCCAATCACAGCACATATGAACCAGTGCTTCTTGCCAGCCTTCGGCCAGCTGAACCCCCTGTGCTAGGACCAGTGCCTCGTCGGGCCCGACTTCCCACTGTAGTACAGGACCTGGGGCTTCATGATGGCATCCAGCGGGTGTTCTTTGGCCATGGCCTTTCATTTTGGCTCCACAAACTTGTCTTCGTTGATGCTGTTGCATACCTCACTGGCAAGCGCCTCTGCCTGGACCTTGACCGCTATATCTTAGTAGACATTGATGATATCTTTGTGGGCAAAGAAGGTACCCGCATGAAGGTGGCTGATGTTGAG GCTCTCTTGACCACCCAGAACAAACTCAGGACTTTAGTCCCCAACTTCACCTTCAACCTGGGCTTCTCGGGCAAGTTCTACCATACTG ggacagaggaggaggatGCAGGGGACGACATGCTGCTGAAGCACCGCAAAGAGTTCTGGTGGTTCCCCCACATGTGGAGCCACATGCAGCCACACCTGTTCCACAATCGCTCCGTGCTGGCTGACCAGATGAGGCTCAACAAACAGTTTGCTTTG CTCTATGAGGCCTGGAAATCTGTGTGGGGCATCCAGGTGACCAGCACTGAGGAGTATCCCCATCTCCGTCCTGCCCGCTACCGCCGTGGCTTTATTCACAATGGCATCATG GTGCTGCCCCGGCAGACATGTGGTCTCTTCACTCACACAATCTTCTATAATGAATATCCTGGAGGATCTCGTGAACTAGACCGGAGCATCCGAGGAGGAGAGCTCTTTCTGACAGTGCTACTTAATCCG ATCAGCATCTTTATGACCCATTTGTCCAATTACGGAAATGACCGGTTGGGCCTGTACACCTTTGAGAGCCTGGTACGCTTCCTTCAATGCTGGACACGGCTGCGCCTACAGACCCTTCCTCCAGTCCCTCTTGCAAGAAAGTACTTTGAACTTTTCCCCCAGGAGAGAAGTCCCCTTTGGCAG AATCCCTGTGATGACAAGAGGCACAAAGATATCTGGTCCAAGGAAAAAACCTGTGATCGGCTCCCCAAATTCCTCATTGTGGGACCGCAGAAGACAG GGACCACAGCTATACACTTCTTCCTGAGCCTGCACCCAGCTGTGACTAGCAGCTTCCCTAGCCCAAGCACCTTTGAGGAGATTCAGTTCTTCAATGGCCCTAATTACCACAAGGGTATTGACTG GTATATGGACTTCTTCCCTGTTCCTTCTAATGCCAGCACTGACTTCCTGTTTGAAAAAAGTGCCACCTACTTTGATTCAGAGGTTGTACCACGGCGGGGGGCTGCCCTCCTGCCAAGAGCCAAGATCATCACTGTGCTCACCAATCCTGCTGACAGGGCCTACTCCTGGTACCAG CACCAGCGTGCACATGGAGACCCAGTTGCTCTGAACTATACCTTCTACCAGGTGATTTCAGCTTCCTCTCAGGCCCCTCTGGTACTTCGCTCTCTGCAGAACCGCTGTCTTGTCCCTGGCTATTATTCCACCCATCTACAACGCTGGCTGACTTACTATCCCTCTGGACAG CTGCTGATTGTGGATGGGCAAGAGCTGCGAACCAACCCTGCAGCCTCAATGGAGAGCATCCAGAAGTTCCTGGGTATCACGCCCTTTCTGAACTACACACGGACCCTCAG GTTTGATGAAGATAAGGGATTTTGGTGCCAGGGACTTGAAGGTGGTAAAACTCGATGTCTAGGCAAAAGCAAAGGCCGGAGGTACCCAGATATGGACACTGAG TCCCGCCTTTTCCTTACGGATTTTTTCCGAAACCATAACTTGGAGCTGTCGAAGCTGCTGAACCGGCTTGGACAGGCAGTACCCTCGTGGCTTCAGGAAGAACTGCAGCGTTCCAGTCTGGGCTGA
- the Ndst2 gene encoding bifunctional heparan sulfate N-deacetylase/N-sulfotransferase 2 isoform X1 yields the protein MLQLWKVVRPARQLELHRLILLLIAFSLGSMGFLAYYVSTSPKAKEPLPLPLGDCSSSGAAAPGLARPPLPPRMPRPPETARTEPVVLVFVESAYSQLGQEIVAILESSRFRYSTELAPGRGDMPTLTDHTHGRYVLVIYENLLKYVNLDAWSRELLDRYCVEYGVGIIGFFRAHEHSLLSAQLKGFPLFLHSNLGLRDYQVNPSAPLLHLTRPSRLEPGPLPGDDWTIFQSNHSTYEPVLLASLRPAEPPVLGPVPRRARLPTVVQDLGLHDGIQRVFFGHGLSFWLHKLVFVDAVAYLTGKRLCLDLDRYILVDIDDIFVGKEGTRMKVADVEALLTTQNKLRTLVPNFTFNLGFSGKFYHTGTEEEDAGDDMLLKHRKEFWWFPHMWSHMQPHLFHNRSVLADQMRLNKQFALVRPLNLLLSPRGNASFLTFPQWVPFPTLFSFLSMEASPPSLPSTPQTSPGPGESLYHSQEHGIPTDLGYAVAPHHSGVYPIHTQLYEAWKSVWGIQVTSTEEYPHLRPARYRRGFIHNGIMVLPRQTCGLFTHTIFYNEYPGGSRELDRSIRGGELFLTVLLNPISIFMTHLSNYGNDRLGLYTFESLVRFLQCWTRLRLQTLPPVPLARKYFELFPQERSPLWQNPCDDKRHKDIWSKEKTCDRLPKFLIVGPQKTGTTAIHFFLSLHPAVTSSFPSPSTFEEIQFFNGPNYHKGIDWYMDFFPVPSNASTDFLFEKSATYFDSEVVPRRGAALLPRAKIITVLTNPADRAYSWYQHQRAHGDPVALNYTFYQVISASSQAPLVLRSLQNRCLVPGYYSTHLQRWLTYYPSGQLLIVDGQELRTNPAASMESIQKFLGITPFLNYTRTLRFDEDKGFWCQGLEGGKTRCLGKSKGRRYPDMDTESRLFLTDFFRNHNLELSKLLNRLGQAVPSWLQEELQRSSLG from the exons ATGCTTCAGCTGTGGAAGGTGGTACGCCCAGCTCGGCAGCTGGAACTGCACCGCCTCATACTGCTGCTGATTGCTTTCAGCCTGGGCTCCATGGGCTTCCTGGCTTACTATGTATCCACCAGCCCCAAGGCTAAGGAACCCCTGCCCTTGCCCTTGGGAGACTGCAGCAGTAGTGGGGCAGCTGCCCCTGGCCTTGCACGGCCTCCACTCCCTCCTCGAATGCCCAGGCCTCCAGAAACAGCTCGAACCGAACCAGTGGTCCTTGTATTTGTGGAAAGTGCATACTCACAACTGGGTCAGGAGATTGTGGCCATCTTGGAGTCTAGTCGTTTTCGTTATAGCACTGAGTTGGCACCTGGTCGAGGGGATATGCCCACATTGACTGATCATACCCATGGCCGCTATGTCTTGGTAATTTATGAGAACCTGCTCAAATATGTTAACCTGGATGCCTGGAGTCGGGAACTACTAGATCGATACTGTGTGGAGTATGGTGTGGGCATCATTGGCTTTTTCCGAGCCCATGAGCACAGCCTACTGAGTGCTCAACTCAAGGGCTTTCCCCTTTTTTTACATTCAAACTTGGGACTACGCGACTACCAAGTgaatccttctgcccctctgcTGCATCTCACTCGCCCTAGCCGCCTGGAACCTGGGCCGCTGCCTGGTGATGACTGGACCATCTTCCAATCCAATCACAGCACATATGAACCAGTGCTTCTTGCCAGCCTTCGGCCAGCTGAACCCCCTGTGCTAGGACCAGTGCCTCGTCGGGCCCGACTTCCCACTGTAGTACAGGACCTGGGGCTTCATGATGGCATCCAGCGGGTGTTCTTTGGCCATGGCCTTTCATTTTGGCTCCACAAACTTGTCTTCGTTGATGCTGTTGCATACCTCACTGGCAAGCGCCTCTGCCTGGACCTTGACCGCTATATCTTAGTAGACATTGATGATATCTTTGTGGGCAAAGAAGGTACCCGCATGAAGGTGGCTGATGTTGAG GCTCTCTTGACCACCCAGAACAAACTCAGGACTTTAGTCCCCAACTTCACCTTCAACCTGGGCTTCTCGGGCAAGTTCTACCATACTG ggacagaggaggaggatGCAGGGGACGACATGCTGCTGAAGCACCGCAAAGAGTTCTGGTGGTTCCCCCACATGTGGAGCCACATGCAGCCACACCTGTTCCACAATCGCTCCGTGCTGGCTGACCAGATGAGGCTCAACAAACAGTTTGCTTTGGTGAGACCCTTGAATCTCTTACTTTCTCCCAGAGGTAATGCTTCCTTTTTAACCTTCCCCCAATGGGTCCCTTTCCCTAcccttttcagttttctttctatgGAGGCATCCCCACCCTCTTTACCCTCTACTCCCCAAACCTCACCAGGTCCTGGTGAGAGTCTATACCATTCCCAGGAGCATGGGATTCCCACGGATCTGGGGTATGCTGTGGCCCCTCACCACTCGGGCGTGTACCCCATCCACACGCAGCTCTATGAGGCCTGGAAATCTGTGTGGGGCATCCAGGTGACCAGCACTGAGGAGTATCCCCATCTCCGTCCTGCCCGCTACCGCCGTGGCTTTATTCACAATGGCATCATG GTGCTGCCCCGGCAGACATGTGGTCTCTTCACTCACACAATCTTCTATAATGAATATCCTGGAGGATCTCGTGAACTAGACCGGAGCATCCGAGGAGGAGAGCTCTTTCTGACAGTGCTACTTAATCCG ATCAGCATCTTTATGACCCATTTGTCCAATTACGGAAATGACCGGTTGGGCCTGTACACCTTTGAGAGCCTGGTACGCTTCCTTCAATGCTGGACACGGCTGCGCCTACAGACCCTTCCTCCAGTCCCTCTTGCAAGAAAGTACTTTGAACTTTTCCCCCAGGAGAGAAGTCCCCTTTGGCAG AATCCCTGTGATGACAAGAGGCACAAAGATATCTGGTCCAAGGAAAAAACCTGTGATCGGCTCCCCAAATTCCTCATTGTGGGACCGCAGAAGACAG GGACCACAGCTATACACTTCTTCCTGAGCCTGCACCCAGCTGTGACTAGCAGCTTCCCTAGCCCAAGCACCTTTGAGGAGATTCAGTTCTTCAATGGCCCTAATTACCACAAGGGTATTGACTG GTATATGGACTTCTTCCCTGTTCCTTCTAATGCCAGCACTGACTTCCTGTTTGAAAAAAGTGCCACCTACTTTGATTCAGAGGTTGTACCACGGCGGGGGGCTGCCCTCCTGCCAAGAGCCAAGATCATCACTGTGCTCACCAATCCTGCTGACAGGGCCTACTCCTGGTACCAG CACCAGCGTGCACATGGAGACCCAGTTGCTCTGAACTATACCTTCTACCAGGTGATTTCAGCTTCCTCTCAGGCCCCTCTGGTACTTCGCTCTCTGCAGAACCGCTGTCTTGTCCCTGGCTATTATTCCACCCATCTACAACGCTGGCTGACTTACTATCCCTCTGGACAG CTGCTGATTGTGGATGGGCAAGAGCTGCGAACCAACCCTGCAGCCTCAATGGAGAGCATCCAGAAGTTCCTGGGTATCACGCCCTTTCTGAACTACACACGGACCCTCAG GTTTGATGAAGATAAGGGATTTTGGTGCCAGGGACTTGAAGGTGGTAAAACTCGATGTCTAGGCAAAAGCAAAGGCCGGAGGTACCCAGATATGGACACTGAG TCCCGCCTTTTCCTTACGGATTTTTTCCGAAACCATAACTTGGAGCTGTCGAAGCTGCTGAACCGGCTTGGACAGGCAGTACCCTCGTGGCTTCAGGAAGAACTGCAGCGTTCCAGTCTGGGCTGA
- the Ndst2 gene encoding bifunctional heparan sulfate N-deacetylase/N-sulfotransferase 2 isoform X2 — MLQLWKVVRPARQLELHRLILLLIAFSLGSMGFLAYYVSTSPKAKEPLPLPLGDCSSSGAAAPGLARPPLPPRMPRPPETARTEPVVLVFVESAYSQLGQEIVAILESSRFRYSTELAPGRGDMPTLTDHTHGRYVLVIYENLLKYVNLDAWSRELLDRYCVEYGVGIIGFFRAHEHSLLSAQLKGFPLFLHSNLGLRDYQVNPSAPLLHLTRPSRLEPGPLPGDDWTIFQSNHSTYEPVLLASLRPAEPPVLGPVPRRARLPTVVQDLGLHDGIQRVFFGHGLSFWLHKLVFVDAVAYLTGKRLCLDLDRYILVDIDDIFVGKEGTRMKVADVEALLTTQNKLRTLVPNFTFNLGFSGKFYHTGTEEEDAGDDMLLKHRKEFWWFPHMWSHMQPHLFHNRSVLADQMRLNKQFALEHGIPTDLGYAVAPHHSGVYPIHTQLYEAWKSVWGIQVTSTEEYPHLRPARYRRGFIHNGIMVLPRQTCGLFTHTIFYNEYPGGSRELDRSIRGGELFLTVLLNPISIFMTHLSNYGNDRLGLYTFESLVRFLQCWTRLRLQTLPPVPLARKYFELFPQERSPLWQNPCDDKRHKDIWSKEKTCDRLPKFLIVGPQKTGTTAIHFFLSLHPAVTSSFPSPSTFEEIQFFNGPNYHKGIDWYMDFFPVPSNASTDFLFEKSATYFDSEVVPRRGAALLPRAKIITVLTNPADRAYSWYQHQRAHGDPVALNYTFYQVISASSQAPLVLRSLQNRCLVPGYYSTHLQRWLTYYPSGQLLIVDGQELRTNPAASMESIQKFLGITPFLNYTRTLRFDEDKGFWCQGLEGGKTRCLGKSKGRRYPDMDTESRLFLTDFFRNHNLELSKLLNRLGQAVPSWLQEELQRSSLG; from the exons ATGCTTCAGCTGTGGAAGGTGGTACGCCCAGCTCGGCAGCTGGAACTGCACCGCCTCATACTGCTGCTGATTGCTTTCAGCCTGGGCTCCATGGGCTTCCTGGCTTACTATGTATCCACCAGCCCCAAGGCTAAGGAACCCCTGCCCTTGCCCTTGGGAGACTGCAGCAGTAGTGGGGCAGCTGCCCCTGGCCTTGCACGGCCTCCACTCCCTCCTCGAATGCCCAGGCCTCCAGAAACAGCTCGAACCGAACCAGTGGTCCTTGTATTTGTGGAAAGTGCATACTCACAACTGGGTCAGGAGATTGTGGCCATCTTGGAGTCTAGTCGTTTTCGTTATAGCACTGAGTTGGCACCTGGTCGAGGGGATATGCCCACATTGACTGATCATACCCATGGCCGCTATGTCTTGGTAATTTATGAGAACCTGCTCAAATATGTTAACCTGGATGCCTGGAGTCGGGAACTACTAGATCGATACTGTGTGGAGTATGGTGTGGGCATCATTGGCTTTTTCCGAGCCCATGAGCACAGCCTACTGAGTGCTCAACTCAAGGGCTTTCCCCTTTTTTTACATTCAAACTTGGGACTACGCGACTACCAAGTgaatccttctgcccctctgcTGCATCTCACTCGCCCTAGCCGCCTGGAACCTGGGCCGCTGCCTGGTGATGACTGGACCATCTTCCAATCCAATCACAGCACATATGAACCAGTGCTTCTTGCCAGCCTTCGGCCAGCTGAACCCCCTGTGCTAGGACCAGTGCCTCGTCGGGCCCGACTTCCCACTGTAGTACAGGACCTGGGGCTTCATGATGGCATCCAGCGGGTGTTCTTTGGCCATGGCCTTTCATTTTGGCTCCACAAACTTGTCTTCGTTGATGCTGTTGCATACCTCACTGGCAAGCGCCTCTGCCTGGACCTTGACCGCTATATCTTAGTAGACATTGATGATATCTTTGTGGGCAAAGAAGGTACCCGCATGAAGGTGGCTGATGTTGAG GCTCTCTTGACCACCCAGAACAAACTCAGGACTTTAGTCCCCAACTTCACCTTCAACCTGGGCTTCTCGGGCAAGTTCTACCATACTG ggacagaggaggaggatGCAGGGGACGACATGCTGCTGAAGCACCGCAAAGAGTTCTGGTGGTTCCCCCACATGTGGAGCCACATGCAGCCACACCTGTTCCACAATCGCTCCGTGCTGGCTGACCAGATGAGGCTCAACAAACAGTTTGCTTTG GAGCATGGGATTCCCACGGATCTGGGGTATGCTGTGGCCCCTCACCACTCGGGCGTGTACCCCATCCACACGCAGCTCTATGAGGCCTGGAAATCTGTGTGGGGCATCCAGGTGACCAGCACTGAGGAGTATCCCCATCTCCGTCCTGCCCGCTACCGCCGTGGCTTTATTCACAATGGCATCATG GTGCTGCCCCGGCAGACATGTGGTCTCTTCACTCACACAATCTTCTATAATGAATATCCTGGAGGATCTCGTGAACTAGACCGGAGCATCCGAGGAGGAGAGCTCTTTCTGACAGTGCTACTTAATCCG ATCAGCATCTTTATGACCCATTTGTCCAATTACGGAAATGACCGGTTGGGCCTGTACACCTTTGAGAGCCTGGTACGCTTCCTTCAATGCTGGACACGGCTGCGCCTACAGACCCTTCCTCCAGTCCCTCTTGCAAGAAAGTACTTTGAACTTTTCCCCCAGGAGAGAAGTCCCCTTTGGCAG AATCCCTGTGATGACAAGAGGCACAAAGATATCTGGTCCAAGGAAAAAACCTGTGATCGGCTCCCCAAATTCCTCATTGTGGGACCGCAGAAGACAG GGACCACAGCTATACACTTCTTCCTGAGCCTGCACCCAGCTGTGACTAGCAGCTTCCCTAGCCCAAGCACCTTTGAGGAGATTCAGTTCTTCAATGGCCCTAATTACCACAAGGGTATTGACTG GTATATGGACTTCTTCCCTGTTCCTTCTAATGCCAGCACTGACTTCCTGTTTGAAAAAAGTGCCACCTACTTTGATTCAGAGGTTGTACCACGGCGGGGGGCTGCCCTCCTGCCAAGAGCCAAGATCATCACTGTGCTCACCAATCCTGCTGACAGGGCCTACTCCTGGTACCAG CACCAGCGTGCACATGGAGACCCAGTTGCTCTGAACTATACCTTCTACCAGGTGATTTCAGCTTCCTCTCAGGCCCCTCTGGTACTTCGCTCTCTGCAGAACCGCTGTCTTGTCCCTGGCTATTATTCCACCCATCTACAACGCTGGCTGACTTACTATCCCTCTGGACAG CTGCTGATTGTGGATGGGCAAGAGCTGCGAACCAACCCTGCAGCCTCAATGGAGAGCATCCAGAAGTTCCTGGGTATCACGCCCTTTCTGAACTACACACGGACCCTCAG GTTTGATGAAGATAAGGGATTTTGGTGCCAGGGACTTGAAGGTGGTAAAACTCGATGTCTAGGCAAAAGCAAAGGCCGGAGGTACCCAGATATGGACACTGAG TCCCGCCTTTTCCTTACGGATTTTTTCCGAAACCATAACTTGGAGCTGTCGAAGCTGCTGAACCGGCTTGGACAGGCAGTACCCTCGTGGCTTCAGGAAGAACTGCAGCGTTCCAGTCTGGGCTGA